The Dehalobacter sp. DCM sequence ATAATCTATCAAAGGAAAAGTGTACTTAACTGCAAGAAATTCAATGGATTTCTTTTCTATAGTTTTAGCAAGAGACTTCTAATCAAAACGTCTTTTTTAGTATATCAGAAAAACTCTAAGTGACTTTCTGTTCCAGAAACAGCGTTGCGTGTGATCGATTGCTCTTGAATCAGATTGGATAAAGTGACAGGGGACGCACAATCATTTAGTTATACGTCCCCTTAGTCTCTAATCAATGACGCCAGGAATTCAATTGGTCCATTGGATTAGGAAAATGGTGTATCACGCCTTTTTCAATTGGATATCACCGATATTGATGCTCTTATTGACGTGTACTTCGTCGATCTGGTAGGATAGATATCCTCCCTTTTCCATGCTAATAGAATATACACCATCCGGTAATTTATTAAACCAAAAATCGCCAAAATCATCCGTTTTGGTTACGCGTATTTCCCCTGATGCTTTGTCAATCAGGGTGATTGTGACGTCTTCCAGATCCTCATCAATTTGTGCGTCCCAGACCTCCCCCGATACAAAATTCTTTGGCAGGTTTAAATAGTAGACACGGGGTTTGGATCCGGACTCCGGAAGCAGAACTTCTGCCTGGCTGATCAGATCCGCAAAATCTTCTTCTTCCCCGAAGAGCAACGCATCCGTGCAGCACGCCTCCACACAGCGGGGAATTTGGCCTTCATCCAAGAGGTGAGCGCAGCCGGTGCATTTCTGAGCCAGCTTAAGTTCTTCATTCCAGTAAATCGCGCCGTAGGGGCAAGAATTTACCAAAGACGAATTTCCTTGGGCCTTTTCCGGATCGATGATCACCATGCCGTCGGGGCGTTTATAGACGGCACCGCTGCCCGCCGTGATACACGGTGCGTCATCACAATGCATACAGGGTGTCGGCGTGTAGCTGACTCTGACCTTCGGAACACTGCCGAGGGTCTTTTCATTGACTTTCATCCAAAAGTGGCCAATTTCCGGCTGGGGTTTGGCAATCGGTGTCCAATCATTTTCGACGTGCTCATCTTTGCAGACGATCTGACAGTTATAGCAGCCGTTGCATTTGGCAACATCAAATATAAATACCTTCATTATTTATTACCTCCTTCGATCCAGCTGTCAAAGACAAGACCGTAAGCCGGATCATAGTCGCGGGAGAACGCATCCGGGTACTGTGCTTTCAGCGCATCCAGGTCTACTTTTTCTACGCCGACCAGGAAGCCGCTGGTGACTTCGCCTACGCAATTGCCTGATGTGACTTCTGTCGGACAGATCAGGTTATTGGCACCGCCGCGGTCAAGTTCTCCCTGCACGATGGGATCAAGTCGCGCACCGTGGTCCTGATAAACAACGCCGGGCATGATCCGTTCGGTGATATAGGCGCCGCCGAGGACACCGCCCCGTTCATTGTAGAGTTTGACCACATCACCGTTATGGATATCCATCTTTTCTGCATCAACCGGATTAATCCACACGGGCTCATAGAGATAACCGTCAGGACCTTTGACTTTACAGGTGGGAATTTCACGCAGCCAGGTAATATCGTCCATGTTGGCGTGAATGCGCCAACGGGGATGGTTCGAGACAAGCAGGAACGGATACTTTTTACCGCGTTCCAGATAGGTCCGTTCCTGATGGCGTTCATTGTGGGAAATCCAGCGGGGAACAGGCTTGCGTTCTTCATCGTCCGGGAAGTGTTCGGCTAATCCCACACTGAAGAATTCCAATTTACCGGTGGGTGTCGGTAAGGGATAGTTGACCGGGTCATTGGCAAATTCACTGTAGCCGGGAGCCCGATCTTCCCATCCCTCACGGATCGGAACAACGAAATATTGGTTGTCTTTCCAATCATCATAGCTGATCATGGTTTCCACCCCGGAGTTCATAAAGCCGAGAATAATTTTATCTTCAATGGACATTCCCTGGGTATATTGTTCATACAAGCCAAGTTTCTTGGCCACTTCGCAGACGGCTTCATAGTCGCTCTTGGATTCACCGACGGGCTCGACGCATTGTCCTTCATAAACCAGCATTTCATATTGCCCGCACTGGGTATCCGCCGCAATATCTTCTGTTTCATAGCGGGTATTGGTAGGCAGAATAATATCCGCCATTAAACAGTCATTTTCCATCCAAGGATGCTGGACCACAACGCATTCGATCTCCGTGCTCCGTAAGGCTTCGATAAATGAGTTTCCGCCATTCCAGCAGGTTGTCCAGCAGGGGGAGTCACTCCAGATCATATGGATCCGCGAACCGCCCTCGATGGGGAACTGATAGCGGTCAAATTGATCTTCCCGGGGCATGGATGCCACGACCCGGCCATACCAGCTTAATGTTTCGTTAGTTAAAATCGCTTTGGGGACAAGAGTCTTGGGGATGAACTGCCCGTTAGGTTCCAGCATGGCACCGCTATAGGCTGCACCCGCAGAAGGCGATATGACAGAAGCGGGACCGGGGTTAGCCACATCGATGCCGAAGAAGCCCCACTCCAGCATTTTAAGCTGGCCCTTTCCAGGCTGGCCAAGACCTTGCATGCCAAGTAAGCATACTTCCAGGCGCCCGGGTTCATGTGAGAAAGCAGAGCGGATAAAGGAGCCGCCGTTCCCATGGACAATGGATGTGGTTTCCTTAGCCCAACGGCGAGCCAGTGCTTTAATATTGCGTGAAGGTACACCGCAGATTTCCGCAGCCCAAGCCGGTGTCTTAGGGATACCGTCATCCTCACCCAGAACCACTTTCTTGAACTCATCAAAGCCGTGGACATGGCTGGTTACATAATCCTTTTCAAAGGTGTCTTCAGTAATCCAAATATAAGCGATTGCCAATTGTAATGCCGAGTCGGTATTGGGTTTAACCGGAATCCAGCGATCAGCATGGACAGCGGCAGCATAGTTCAAGTCCGGTGAAATATAGATTTGTTTAATACCCAGGTCAGCGTACCAATAGGTCAAACGACTGGCTGTCTGACCTCCCCAACCCCAGGGTGTGGTTTCCTGATCGCAGCCCCAGAAGAGCAGATTCTTCGCATGTCGGGCGATGTCTATCCAGAGGTTTTGCTGGCGGCCTTGACCCAAAGTCGTGCCGTCTCCGCCCCAGATATGTTTGGCTCCCCAGTACCAGCCTTCCCAGCTGTCCGGCTGACGGGCCTGAACGGTAAATCCGCCCAGAAGATTGAGCAAATGGGTTTGGCAACCGTGGGGTGCATGAACGACTTTACTCTCACCATGGCCGTCGCATTGCGCCAGAACAGTGGTTGCTCCATATTTTGCATACACACGTTTTAATTCTTTGGCAATGAGCTCCGTTGCTTCGTCCCAGGAAATCCGGACATATTTGCTGATGCCGCGGTTTTGGGGATTTCGTTCACCCTCCGGATGCCAGTCCACCCGTTTCAGTGGGAATTTAATCCGGTTGGGGGATGTGACCCTCTTCTTATAGGCGTAACTATAGGGTGCATTTAGTGTCTTTTCTTTCGGTTCAAATACTTTGCCTCGGACTTCCAGTCGCCACTTATTTACATCTTTCTCCGTGTATTTATCGAAGTAATAGAGGGGGCGGGTTCGTACTATTTTCCCATCGCAGATTTCGACCTGCTGGGTATTCGTCCCGCTGCCATTACCGCATAATCCGGAATGCTTGAATCTGATGGTGATGTCTTTGGAATTAGGCTTAGTCATTAATAGTTCCTCCTTTACCTTAGATTAAATCGGATACTTTTATGAATTACTGCAGTCTCTATTATCTAATGCAATTTCTATGCCATTAGGCACCATAGAGATCCGGACCGCGCTATTCGTCTATCTATGGATAAAAAAAGACCTGAAGACATGCATTTGCCTTCAGGGGATGTTACCAAGATGAAAATGGTTGCCAAAACGAAAATGGAAGAGCCGTGTTTTTGGTTTTGTTTAAGGAATATCGATCTCGTATTCTTTTAATTTCCGATAAAGCGTTGTCCGCCCAATGCCGAGAATCTTGGCTGCCTTGGAAGTATCATTGTTAGTGCTGTTCATGGTCATTTCGATGGCATCCTTTTCCAATTCCGCCAGCGAAGCCAGGGCTTTCCTGGTAACAAGCGGATTGTCATCCCGGGCAGTTATTTCGTCCGGCAAATCTTTGGGTGTGATCGTCTCTCCGTTACACATATGGACAGCAAACACCATCGCGTTCTCCAATTGTCTGGCGTTCCCGGGCCACGTGTAATCAATAAGGACATGAAGTGTTTCTTTACTGAGTACCGGCGGTGTCATTCCGATTTTCTGGCAGGTCGTTTCCACGAAATAATTGGCTAATACCAAAACATCCGCGTTGCGTTCCCTTAATGGCGGTATAGTGACCTTGAATACGGCCAGGCGGAAATAAAGATCTTCCCGGAACTGGCTCGTTTGGATCATGTTATATAAGTTCTTGTTGGTTGCGGCAATGATTCGAACATTCACGGGGATGTATTTTGAGCCCCCGAGCCGCATCACTTGCTTTTCTTCCAATACCCTCAAGAGAACAGGCTGAATTTCGATGGGCATATCACCGATTTCATCAAGGAAAATCGTACCGCCATTGGCCAGCTCAAATTTTCCCGGACGTCCTTTTTTTTCAGCGCCGGTAAAGGTACCGCCTTCATAACCAAATAATTCGCTTTCGATCAGCGTTCGGGGCATTGAGGCGCAGTTGACGGCAATGAAAGGGCCATCCGGGCAGAAACTATTATGAATAGCCTGAGCGAATAATTCCTTACCCGTACCGCTCTCTCCCATCAGGAGGATATTGGCATTTGTTTTAGCTATTTGTTTGGCCATATTCAGTGACCGTAATAGAGGTTCGCTGTTGCCTTTGATATCCGTGAACGTATAACTGGCTTTTGTTCCGCCCCGATGACCGACTAACCGGTCAATCCGGGAAGATCGGGTCAGGCGAATCACCGCGCCGTTAAAGCGGGTCTTTTCATAATTGGATATGGGTTCGATGGACATGATATATCTTTTTTCCATAAAGTCATTGCTCATGGAAACCTCAACATCGTGAACAGGAGAGCTCGTCCGGATAACATTTTCGATATTCGGATCATAGCCAAAATACTTGGTATAGTGATGGCGGAAATCATCGCCTTGGTTAATACCGAATATGCGGCAGGCTTCTTTATTGATATTGGAGATCATGCCATGATCGTCCAGGGTAATGAATCCTTCCTCAATAACAGACAAGGTGGCTTCCAGCGTTTGGTAAGCTGTTTCCAGCTGTTCATTTTTCTGTTTGAGTTCCAGTTGGCTCGCGATTGCCTTGGCCATGGATGAAACCCAGCCCAAGGAATGAGCCCGGGTACTGTCCGGTTGGCTCCAGGCACCGAAAGACTGGATGATACCCAAAGTACCAATGACATCGTTGTTGCTGTTGACAATGGGGGCAGAAGACGCAATGTTGTTTACCCGTTCCATCAGATAATTACTCGGACCTACCAGTTGAACGGGGCGTTTATGCAAAATACTCAACGACGTCGCCGTCGTCCCGGTAATCTCTTCGCGGCAAGAGGAAGTACCGATACCATAGTTCTCATTCTTAACGGAGTTGACTTCGTTACGATCCCCAATGATAAATAGAACCACACCGGTACTGTCCGTGAGTAACATCAGATAATTGGAAATAGTCAACAAGGGTATGAATTTTCGAATGAAGGGAATAGCTGTTTGCAGGAGCAGCTTATTGGCTTGAAGTAACGCACGGATTTCCTTTGGCTCAGGTGTTTTGTGCTCTTTCTCATGATGCGGATCGATTCCGTATGCCCGGGAACGGATCCACGATTCGGCGACTTCCGGGGCAATATACGCATTATTTCTTGGATCCTCATCATTTTCTATGAAGCGCTTTTTAGCCAGAACAATCTGGTTCAGATTTTCCGGGGTGGTCTCGTAATCAATGATTGGACGGTCATCAAAGTTTACCATGTCGTCTCCTCTATCCACTTTATTTCTATTTTGAAACACAAGCGTGCTATGAATTTTAAACCTATTTCTATTTTAACATAGATTTTCAAAATGGTAATGTACTTTTAAGGAAATATGCTATTCTGAAAATGCATTTCCATTGTTAATATGCCATCACAGATTTGTTTTTTGAAGAAAGGGTCAAGACGAATGTATTTATTCCTAACGCCATAGATATAGACTGTAGGGAAGGGGGATAAAACATGCGAATAGATAGATTATTCCATCGAAATAAACCCAGGCCGGTTGTCCTATACGTCGCTGCCGGGGTTCTGGTGATCGCCATATG is a genomic window containing:
- a CDS encoding 4Fe-4S dicluster domain-containing protein, yielding MKVFIFDVAKCNGCYNCQIVCKDEHVENDWTPIAKPQPEIGHFWMKVNEKTLGSVPKVRVSYTPTPCMHCDDAPCITAGSGAVYKRPDGMVIIDPEKAQGNSSLVNSCPYGAIYWNEELKLAQKCTGCAHLLDEGQIPRCVEACCTDALLFGEEEDFADLISQAEVLLPESGSKPRVYYLNLPKNFVSGEVWDAQIDEDLEDVTITLIDKASGEIRVTKTDDFGDFWFNKLPDGVYSISMEKGGYLSYQIDEVHVNKSINIGDIQLKKA
- a CDS encoding molybdopterin-dependent oxidoreductase codes for the protein MTKPNSKDITIRFKHSGLCGNGSGTNTQQVEICDGKIVRTRPLYYFDKYTEKDVNKWRLEVRGKVFEPKEKTLNAPYSYAYKKRVTSPNRIKFPLKRVDWHPEGERNPQNRGISKYVRISWDEATELIAKELKRVYAKYGATTVLAQCDGHGESKVVHAPHGCQTHLLNLLGGFTVQARQPDSWEGWYWGAKHIWGGDGTTLGQGRQQNLWIDIARHAKNLLFWGCDQETTPWGWGGQTASRLTYWYADLGIKQIYISPDLNYAAAVHADRWIPVKPNTDSALQLAIAYIWITEDTFEKDYVTSHVHGFDEFKKVVLGEDDGIPKTPAWAAEICGVPSRNIKALARRWAKETTSIVHGNGGSFIRSAFSHEPGRLEVCLLGMQGLGQPGKGQLKMLEWGFFGIDVANPGPASVISPSAGAAYSGAMLEPNGQFIPKTLVPKAILTNETLSWYGRVVASMPREDQFDRYQFPIEGGSRIHMIWSDSPCWTTCWNGGNSFIEALRSTEIECVVVQHPWMENDCLMADIILPTNTRYETEDIAADTQCGQYEMLVYEGQCVEPVGESKSDYEAVCEVAKKLGLYEQYTQGMSIEDKIILGFMNSGVETMISYDDWKDNQYFVVPIREGWEDRAPGYSEFANDPVNYPLPTPTGKLEFFSVGLAEHFPDDEERKPVPRWISHNERHQERTYLERGKKYPFLLVSNHPRWRIHANMDDITWLREIPTCKVKGPDGYLYEPVWINPVDAEKMDIHNGDVVKLYNERGGVLGGAYITERIMPGVVYQDHGARLDPIVQGELDRGGANNLICPTEVTSGNCVGEVTSGFLVGVEKVDLDALKAQYPDAFSRDYDPAYGLVFDSWIEGGNK
- a CDS encoding sigma-54 interaction domain-containing protein, with product MVNFDDRPIIDYETTPENLNQIVLAKKRFIENDEDPRNNAYIAPEVAESWIRSRAYGIDPHHEKEHKTPEPKEIRALLQANKLLLQTAIPFIRKFIPLLTISNYLMLLTDSTGVVLFIIGDRNEVNSVKNENYGIGTSSCREEITGTTATSLSILHKRPVQLVGPSNYLMERVNNIASSAPIVNSNNDVIGTLGIIQSFGAWSQPDSTRAHSLGWVSSMAKAIASQLELKQKNEQLETAYQTLEATLSVIEEGFITLDDHGMISNINKEACRIFGINQGDDFRHHYTKYFGYDPNIENVIRTSSPVHDVEVSMSNDFMEKRYIMSIEPISNYEKTRFNGAVIRLTRSSRIDRLVGHRGGTKASYTFTDIKGNSEPLLRSLNMAKQIAKTNANILLMGESGTGKELFAQAIHNSFCPDGPFIAVNCASMPRTLIESELFGYEGGTFTGAEKKGRPGKFELANGGTIFLDEIGDMPIEIQPVLLRVLEEKQVMRLGGSKYIPVNVRIIAATNKNLYNMIQTSQFREDLYFRLAVFKVTIPPLRERNADVLVLANYFVETTCQKIGMTPPVLSKETLHVLIDYTWPGNARQLENAMVFAVHMCNGETITPKDLPDEITARDDNPLVTRKALASLAELEKDAIEMTMNSTNNDTSKAAKILGIGRTTLYRKLKEYEIDIP